One Falco peregrinus isolate bFalPer1 chromosome 7, bFalPer1.pri, whole genome shotgun sequence genomic window, TTACATGATATATGAACTTTGTTGTTCGTAATCCTAAGgcttagcaaaataaaaagtatgcGAGTAACACAGTATACAACAGAAGATACCCATTAGGTGTGCTACATAGTGCACATAAGTGCTACATAGAGCAAATAAGAAGTTGCTCATCATTGGGTAAAATGCACTTTTATGTTATAATATTCTTTTGTGactaaaaatgtgtttccacagaaaattacaTCCCACATTTTTGCAAATACTGCGTGTCCGTATGGAGGAGAGGGACAAGAACAACAGATGATTTTAGGATTAAGTCCTAAAGAATGaaaattgctgatttttttcatcttgatttccttttaaatataatattaCAGACAATGATTCCTAGATTCTGACCCTCTGTTACCCCAAAAAAACTCCAGGGCTGCTTCCAAAGGCCTGTCATCTGGCTGTCTTGTGATCTAGTGAAGAACTGCAAGCCACCTTTCCATGTGAACGAGGCACAATACCTTCCTGGTAAGTTTACATTTACCCATAATTACAGCTGTTGATAATGAATTAGAGATTAGGGtggttttccatttgttttctggcATGTACACTTATGTATTATCTTAAAACTGTTTCTTGTTCGACATTATACTAACGCTTTGCCCTTAAGTCCTTCATACAATGGTTGATTGTTGAAAGTTGATTTCAGAGATCTATTTACGTGAAAACTCTGAAGGTACTTAGTAATGTTCAACcaaaaaatagacaaaaacaTAATCTTCATCCTAAAACCATTTAACACATTCACATATAGAGTTATACTGAACATCAGCTTGCATAATACACCAAGTGTAGTCAAAAACTTtagatacatacatacagacccattttctttacataatGCACCTGCCCTGACTCAGTATATTGAGTTACCAGTCCAGTTTCATGTCTGCTTTACTCCACACAtactttcctcctctttttagGAACATCTTCTCATCAAATCCACTGAATTTTATAGCTGCTTCTACGCCAATATCTAGGATAGACTTGGAAGGCTCTTTCCGTCCATTTCTACAGTTCAGAAAACGCATCTGGAATATCAGTAGATTAAGATGTTAGAAAGTCAATTTGTAAAAGCTTAATTTTCATATAGAGTTAAACAAATGGCACTGCGATCCCACAAAAACCTATGTAAGTGCATGAACAGTTTCACTCTATTCCTTAGAAGGCTCAGAAGCTCACAGTTAAACAGTGACACATCCTAGCAGGAACAAAGTCATGCCATAATTCCTGAGGATTAAATGTTTGCTCTTCAGTCACATGTAAGATAAGTAAGCTCTTTGAAACCTAACTTTCAGGAcaagttctgtatttttaaattaaataaaaaaagcaaagatgtcCTGCAAAGATACACATCTGCACTTTAATATTTGTGATGCAGTGATTATACATGCAACCTAACGGCAACTTCCTCTTAGACCATAAAAGTTCTCAGTATGTTTGAAGGGAAGAAATTGCATCTATTCCTTGTACTacattgtaaaattattttatagaatgcacagtaaatttaatttgttatcaacattttatacatacatatgttaGCATACAAATACCAAATATCAACCAAAGACTTACATATTCATCCAGAATGAGGTATGAATCCCTCATCTGTAAtagatcaaaagaaaaaactaaatcaataaacaaaccaaaattcCATAGTGAAAAatcaaggacaaaaaaatcaactatttttttttaaagcctgatCCAAATCTTTGAAACAGGTAATATCTTACTGATGTTTCAGTGAGGTTAGATcaaattcacagaaataaatgacaGGATTGCTAGCATGACTTAGTGTATGAATAAGCCAGTAATTCTTGGAATATGAGTTCTCAAGTGTCTAACTGAAATGTGGGTGCACAGCTGGATAAAGGTGTTTTAAATAATATCCAAATCTTCTATTAACTTCCACACTAGCAGAATGTACACTATTTTGTATACTGGAATGATTAtgtatttttccaaacaaattaCAAGACTGTTTAAGCTGGTGTGTTTAATTATCATTTCAGCAAATAAAAGTGTTCTCCCAGCTCAAAAAGTTCTCAGGTCTGCACCAAGAAATAGGCCAACAGTTGAAATAAGACAAGTTTGCTCAGCTAACCAGGCACCTCCTACACGATCCTTTGGGTAGCTGGAGCTTGCTACTGTGCAGAACGGGAAATCTGTTTGATCAGTTTGGTGTCCATCTTTCCCACAGGTTTAATAGAAATCAGAAAGTGTCTTCTAGAACCAAACCTGCTGAGGGAAACctactggggtttttttgtaggacttattacatggaaaaaatgcagaaaccgTTACAGGTTCTCATCTAAACACCTTCTCTTATGAAAGCTGTCTCCCACTGAATGTTTGAAATGCTAGACGTGTGTGTCTTACATAGTACAGGCAACCCAGTCTGCTCACTTGAGCTCTCCGTACATTAAGGAATAAACTGTAAATGCAGAGTCTTAATCTGTGGAACACGAGATGAGAGATTTAAGGCATTCCTGAACTTGGTTCAGCCTAGCATCTCCTCACTCAATTCATAAACTTTCTCAACAGTGAGTCTTCTAACTCTCCTCATGCCATGTATAGGGTCTGTAGGCATCTTACAAAATGTCCTGAGCTCCACCCTTTGACACTAAAGTCCTTTACTGCAGCTAACATAAGCTGGATGGCAGCTCACCAAGCTgactgctgggctctgcagtaGCACAAGGAGTCTCCTTGTGAATAAAGAGCCCAAACGTGCAGTTCAAAGAGGTTCAGACAGACAATGTTAAAAATGTGACTTTACTGTGGGAGGGAGTACCCAGTAAGATGTGTCACGGCAAGAATACTACTTCTTGTTCTCAATACCCAATATAATGCTGACTGGGATGTGTTACTTCATGTAGGTTGATGACACCGCCATAGTGTAACATCACAGTGAATCTGTATTAGGAAACTAAGCTTACAGTATAAAGTGTGTTTACATTAACATTCAACCTTTTCAGATGTTATGCCTTGGTGGGGAAGAGGTATTAAATTCTGAAaggcttaattatttttagagtTCACTATTCAGCTGTGGAAATCCCAGTTTCTCCTGTTTCTGTGCTGATACTTTATACATCCATGTCACTGAACAGAAGCCCACATGATGCTGTGAGAGGACTCCCACTGGTTTCCACAGGAATGGGATTGATGAGTTATTACTCTTCTAATTAACAACTCTGTGCCCAGTAAAATCCTTAAAGAGTATTAAAACCCAGTTGCTGACAGAGTTGTACTGTACCTTTTCTAAGCCAATACTAATAGGAAAAGCATTAAGTGCCATGAAAGCTTCTAGTTCCTTTCCATCTTTCcaactgtatttgaaaataaggtTTTAAAAGGACAAGTTCAATTTTACCTTCTGGTTAGATTCAGGTACCAAACAGGAGACATCTTTGTGGCGATCTAGGAATCGTTCAAAGTCTTCATCACTGATAACAAATTTCTCTGCTTGTCTCAGGGCATCATCACCACTGTTCTCCCCCTCAattatcaagcactggaacaccTGAAGACAAAAGACACCTGGTTAAgaatttatgttttcatttgccTTGAGGATAAGAGACTGTTATCATGACAAAAACTTTCAGCTGTCTCAGTAGCAATGTCTTTAATTTCTGTCAGTGAAGCCACACTGACACAAATTGTGGCAAGTGAATACTACACAAAGGGCATggtgcagatttatttttagcaaattaACATTACATAGTTCTAAATGTAATTATACAGTCATGGTTATTGATCAGGTTTCCACAGAATTCTTAACTGCCCTGGTCTTAATAAGGGCACAGATAATCAAAGTTCAAATAAACGGCTGTTGTAAATGCCAGTAAGTACTATGTACCATGCAGATTATCAAGTCAGTTTTTATTCTTAAAGATTTTAACCTGACTGGTGACTGTAAGTTTAACTAGCCTCAGAtggtcacagaaaaaaatagggatgactccccacaaaaaaaatttaatagtTTGTCTACTTAACAGCCTCCTTCTAAAAGCCGAGTCCTCAAATACATTCAGCATAGGCTTTGAGGGTAAAAAAGGCACCTTTGCCATCAGCATGCTCTGTAACACCAGTAAGAAAGCAGGCCAGGAAGCTTGATAAAGTATTAAAATTTGTGTCATATTTTCCTTACAATCCTTCAGTAAGACCAAGATTTTacttacagtgatttttttttccccaggaaatcATGTGGGTATACCACTTTCCATGAAGCAATTAGTGAGAAATTATTCCACAAGTTCTCCCATATTTATGTCACATTATGTCTACCCATTTTCAAACtgataacatatttaataaaCTTCTAGCAGAAAATATCATAATATATGCATGCTAATCACTAATACGCTATAGCAGAACACTAATGCCTAATGTACACTTCTATATTGCTAGCAATATATTAATTGTAATGTATCATTGTACACtaagttttcctccttttctctacATGATAGATTTTCAGATGTTAAAAACCTTCCATCTTATTTTGAATATCATAAAACCCCTAGATCTACATATGCTGAAATGCTCGTTTCCTGTAAATATCACAGCCAGGAAGTTGCTTGACGTATTGGGCTCCATTTAAGTGCAGAAAGAGACAGAACTGTCTTCAGCACCACGTAACACTGGTAAGAAGTCTGCTAACATGAACACAAGCTGGAGCTGGAGATATGACTGAGGTCATTAGAGGTTCAGACAACTCCAGGACTTCACTTCATTAttacttttctctgaaaagtaaACCTATGGTATACATCAATTTCTTACCTTCCAGCGCACAGGGTTGAGTGCCTTGATCTGCTCATTCATATCTTCCTCAACATTAAATCTGTTGAtcactgaatttattttgaaagcaacaGCATACTCTCGGCACCACTGTCTCAGTTTATGCAGGTTTTCCACAtggttcttttttccttgacCACGGCCGATTAACACATTGACATCCTCATCAAAACTATCACATGAAATTGCTAAAATGTCTAAATATTCACctgaaaacaagtttaaaaaatggattaatATTCACTCTCTCACAGAAAGCTGTCAGGACTCTGCCCACTTTCACTTCCTTGTGATCTGTCATGAAGTGCCATGTAAATATATAGTTCTACGGAGTCATCACTTGAACCacaaaagccacagcagcagcaccaaaaCATcttgtttgtgtgtctgtgtgtccccAGAATTGTGGACACAGTCTGagctattattttattatactaTTACACCAAAGAGGCAATAGTACAAACTGCCTATGGTTACAATATATAATTAACAATATTTCACCGGTATTtatgtttggtttgtgtttacTGTAACTGAAGCGCTAACAAACCATCTCTCACTTGCACCAAAACCCATCTTTCAGTCAGGCTGCCCCAAGGAGGCTCCCGAGCCCTGCCAGTGCTCCTGTGCGCAGTGGTTTTTCCTTACCGTACTTCTTGAACCACCGTTCTCTAATCAGGCTGCCATTGCTAACGATGCTGACACTCGGCAGCTTCAAGTCCTGCTTGCAAAACTGGACCAGTTCGCCTAAAAATTCGCCTCGGTCCTGAAGAAACGGTTCTCCTCCcgagaaatttattttctccattccTAGAAAAGGACCAGAGAAAGACGCTGTGAACCTCTGCCTGCCCACTGCCCGCCCCTTCCACAGGCTGCCAGTGCCCGACGGCAGCGCTATGGAGAGGGGGACACACCCGGGACAATTTCGACGCCCCTTGGTCCCGCTGGGAGGCGGGCGCCGCGCATCCCGCGGCCCCCCGGGACTCACCCGCCTCCTTGAGCATCGCCAGCCCCCGCTTGGCCTCCTCCAGGGGCAGCACGAAGGAGGTCTTGGCCGTGTGGAAGCAGAAGCCGCACTTGTAGTTGCACTGCCGGGTGAAGTGGTAGTTGACGCTGGTGGGCGTCGGGGACGCGTCGTCCCACTCCGGCTCCCGCTCCCGCCGGGAGCCCAGCGgggcggtggggctgggggccgaGACCCTCCGccagccgggcaggggcaggggcagggagaggggcaggggcagggagaggggcgCCAGGCTCCAGCACAGCGCGCCCAGCCGCCCGCGCAGCGCCGCCAGCACCGTCCGCGCCACCGCCAGTGGCAGACGGACCAGTACGCTCAGATGCatggctcggctcggctcggctcggctcggctcggctcagACGCGCCGCCGTTCACTTGCACCCGACGGGATGCGCTGCAGTTCAGTTGGACCCCGCGGGGCTCGGTTCGACTGGTGTCGATCCGACTGAACTCGGCCCGGCTCCGCTCGGCAGGATGCGCTGCCGTTCACTTGCACCCGGCGGGATGCGCTGCTGTTCACTTGGACCTGGCTGGGCTCGGTCCGGCTGGACTGAGCTGGGCTCGGCTCGGCTTGGCTCGGCTCGCAAGCTGCAGCCAGGCGCCCGGCGCTCCGCACTTAAGAGTGCGGCGGCGCCCTCCCTctccgccccgccgcgccgtgCCGGAGCGCGGAGAAGCGCTGGGTTTCGCTTTCCGTTCTCGCAGAAGGGAAACTTGGCACCGAGCCGCCGGTGCCGGCTGGCGGCTTCcttcacccccccaccccgccacaGCCCCGCTTCTCGGCCCGGCGGGGCCACCGCGAAGCCCCGCTGGCTGCCCGCAGCCGGCACCTGGGGTGAGCAGCTCTAGGGGTGAGCAGGTGGCACAGCTGAGCACTCCCCGCACACCGCTTTTGATGAGCGTGAGCTCGGTGGCTTCAGTTCTTCTGGTCACAACCGCTGTGGCTCGTGAAGCGGGGGGAAAGCTGAGCTTGTGCAACTGTGCTGCATCCTGCGGCATCCTCCTCAGACACAGCCACGAGCTCCTGGAAGTTTAAACGGGTTTGCATTGCAGAGCAGTCCAGGTTAGGGAGCCTGAGAACTTCAGattcatgaaaagaaaatgtttgaagGTTCTTTAAGTCTTGGTCCCCAATACTGCCTAAAGCACCGCGAGCAAAGTTACTGCACCAAGCTGAATATACAGTTAGCCTTTACAGGAGGAAAAGTTGGCAGCTGCCTGAGCTGACATGGGCGAGAGAGATGGCTGCCCCCTCATGTGGACACCAGGACAGATCAGTACCAAGCTGCCAGTTGTCATATTCCTCAGTTCCTTGTTGGCACAACAGCTACTGCTGGAGAAGGAGCACCTCCATCATAGCACCAGTTGCTATCTGCAGTCCTCCAGGTCCTACACGGCTTTCAGCCTCACACTGCCTTCAGTCAGCCTCCTCATTCTCGTGTGCGCGGTTTAGCGTTGCCACTGCTGCCAAGGTACGGAGCCATACTCGGATCTCAGCACCTACCAACTGCATGTTGGCTACAGCAGGCTTAAACTGGAGCTTCACTCGCTTCCATTAACTGACAGAACTGCTAATGTAGCAGGACATTCTTAAAGACAATTgcaacacttctttttttcttctacatctCAAGAAATATTGTGTTGTGTCTCAgtatatacatatgtgcatacatatatatatgtatgtatgccATCGAGCTCACAATCTCTGCATATAGCTTTGCACAGAGATCTTATTGCAGGTGAAAAAGTATCATTTATCTTACCTTGTCTCAGAAACGTCCCTAACTTTCTGAAAGTTTGGGAATCGCAGAAGATTCACTGAGGCTGGCACAGTGACCTAGACCTCAGCCCTGAGCTTGTTGCCTAGTGCCTTAGTTGGATGGGAAAAATAGGTTCAAAATACTTTCCTAAAGCAGGAAATCAGTAAAAATTCCTAAATCACTAAAAATCTTTGATGAATACTAATTTTGCTCAACAAGAGACATCTGATAAACAAACACTCCAAAAGCATGTCAGAAGAGTGTTGCTCAGTGATTCAGTAAACCAAAACATTAACATTtgaactgtttttctttgaaagagaaagtCTCTGTTTCAAGGATCAAACCATGCAGGGAACCTAACACTCAAGCTTACTCAAAACTTCCTGTTCTCTGTAGTTTCATCTATCCTTTCTTAGAAAATGGCAGTTATaaaaaccctctttttttttttttctccctcaacTAAGTATGTCTTCAGATTACACTCTCTGCATTACTGTAAAGCCCCACAAAGTAAACCCAGACCAGGATGGGCCCCCCTACAGATGTACAAATCCTAGCAGTAACAAGAAAGACTCACATTTTACTTCCCAAACTGTTCTAGCTCACAGGCTCTATGGTGAGACCTacaagaaaacataaatatgCGTTGTTATACACTAGCTTTGGATCTACAAGAAATGTTGCAAGCAGGAACTGTAATGAAAATTTCTGTCCTGGAGTCTTCTAGAAGAGGCTCAGAAAAGCATGATTTTCCTTGAAAGTGGTAGGAAGTCTgattccttccctttctttcccatAGAAGTCATCTTACAGTGGCACGATGGAGTCCCAGCActcaaaatgtttcagttctgcaaatctgcactgaaaaaccttttaaagataaatataatttttcaaaaatggtTGAATAATGTTATTAATGGTGCACTGGGTGGTACATAGGTGCACAACTAGCATGGAAGAATCCACTGGATAAATATGGATAATGCTGTTGTGCTCCCTAGTTGCTAGGAAAGCAAAACTTTAGAACAATGATATATTGTTtatgtaaataatgtatttttatttatttaaatgaagagaTTGCTTTCTCCAGTGTGGCTAGTTGGCAGTTCTAGTCAAACAGTGTCTTCCCTGGGAAAAGCAAATTACTGACATGAACTTGTAACATAAATGAGGTTAAAGAAGGAGTCATTATCAAGTCACCTGTGAGGACTAGAAATGGTCCAAGGACAACCAGGGAAGTCATGCAACAGCAGATGTAGTTTTTAGCGTTTGATAAGTGTATTACTTCTTGCTCCACTCCCAGCTGGAAATGAtctcttccctgctgcatcTGCAGCACCATAAATGGGGGTTTGTCAAGGGCCTTGTAATTGCAGTGACTCATTCTTCCTTGGGATGCAGGAATCCAAAGGGTGTCACTGAAATCAccaaatagaaaattaaaacccaCATGCAATTAAGTTATGAAATGCATGTGAAACACACAATATAAATATAGACACAGATTAGGTGTGTTTGAAAGAAGTCCGCCATGGGCCTTTGATGGTATATATGTGATCTCCAGCTCAGGAAGTATTTAAACAGATGACTCTTAGAATATGGGAAAAGATCATAGAATTATAGCATAccaggttggaaggcacctcaAGGATCTTCTGGTCCAACATTTCTTGGCAAAAAGATGTTGGGAGGGGTTCCTTCTATGTCCTTTCCTTACTCTTCTCCAAACATCTGGCACTGGCCACTGGCACAAGCAGAACAGGAGAGAGTCTTTTGTCCTGACACTGTACTAACTTCTGTGTTCTTTTGGTCTTATCCCCAGAGCTTTGTCTTTACCGGAGGGCCCTTTACTAGTGTCCTTTAAAGTTTATTCTGCATGAAAACAGCTGTGTTctatttgcatgtattttatgtACCTACGCATTTCATGAGCCTTCAACTGAAGTAATTCCTGCCTGTGTCTCAGACAGCTGTTCATCTACAGTACAGGGCTGTGCACTTAGATATACTTCTAAAGCTATGGATTCATTCATTTTCaggttgttttttctctttttccactttggtcaaatgaaaaacattttgaatggTCCTACAGCTTCTTGTTATGCCTGTATCTCAAGCACAGTGAGCCCTCAAAGATCTCAAGAGGCTCCAGAACAGTGTTTTTCATATAATTAGCATATTTGCTCTTCAACATAATTTAATATTATACAGACATCAAAATGATAAAGGTCCTTGTGAAGAAACTGAGTACTTACTGTAAGttaatttcaaaacatattCATGCTCTCTACActggttttaaatacaaagacCTGTCTTGGACATAAAAAGCAATTCTTCCTATAATTTTACCTGAACTCTTTCTGTATCATCTGGTGGGAAAGACCTAAAATCTTgcaagaagatatttttaaataattagcAAGGAGGACAGACATCACATGCCTATTATAAATGATCTCATAAGCATATTATAAAAGAGGTTGGAAGCACCACCAGCTTGGCTCAAGAAAGCTTGTAAACAAGGTTTTATCAAAGTagtgagaggggaaaaggaaaaacgAAAGTAAGCTCTTTCTGTTTAGTtagcagggaagggaaaagtaaCAGTGtatcaggaaaacagaaacagaagaacaagAGGACACACAGGTCAGTGCGGGACGCTGCCATCCTTTCaagtgcttttgaaatgaaatgtggCTGCAAGTCAatgacctaaaaaaaaataagtgaacaGAAATGTGGTAAATAAGCTTCAGTGTAGAAAAAAGGGAAGGTAATACATGCAGGAAAGAATAACTGAAACCTTTAATAGCTGACACTGAGCTCAGTAGTAGCACTAAGTTCTCAGGAAAGAGATCTGGGAGTCACTTTTACTACCCCTCTGAAATCAATGGCTCTGTGAGAGGCAGTAGCAAAAAGAGACAACAAAAAGCTTGGTTGTCATCCAGAAAGGTACTGAGAACAAGGCAGATGGCATTATTTGCTGTTCTGTGAAACTTTGGTGCGTGCAGCCATAGCTTGGCTAGTGGTACCGTTCAGCTCTCCACATCTTGGCAGGACCTTATGGAATTAAAGACACTATCCCCGTATCTAAATGATCAGGGGGATGAAGCAGTTGCCTCAGAAGAGGTGGGGGCTCTCATTTCTGACATGAAAAAGCTGAAGGGGGGAAATCTGAGTGAGCTTTACAAAATCATGACGGTGATAAATAAGCTGAATGTTGAACTGTTATTCACCAAAGTCAGTAGTATTACTGGAAGGGGCACTTGTTGAAACAAGTAGGATATGAATTTAAAACttataaaagaaaactggtttATGCAACAGATGCATTGATGGAATTTAAGACCACAGGGGCTTGTGGAGGTAGACTGTACCGTAGAGTCAAAAGGGGATTTAAACAGAGGTTTAACAAGGGTCCATAAATAGGTGTTAAAAGGAAGAGATGAGGATGTGCTGTCTAACATTCTAATTCAGTGACTGGATGCTGGATGAACACAAGGGCTAGGAGCAGGCACCATGGATAAGCCAGGCTTATGCACAGCATGTCATTCTACCAGACATAATATTGGGCAAGAAGAGTCACTACTCTGACTCAGTAGTGCATATTATTATGTTTCTAAAATTACTATCTATTTGTTTCTTGTATAATGAACCATGTTTCACTTTGTGTCTTTTGGCACCCATACCCAGCTGCCATAGCCATGTGTTTGAGTGATGTGGAACAACACAGGAGTTCTCAGGTATGAAAAAGGGCATGTTTCACCTTAAAATAAAGTCAGTTTTGGTACCAGCTGCTGAGACTGTATTGAAGAGCCTCCAGAGCTGTATTCCCAGTTCCTGCTGTGGCTCAGCCTTCCAGCAGCTTCCTCAGCATGGGTAGTTCCCAACTAGTACAGCTATCTTTAGCTAACTGGTACTGTCTACCAgctgctcccctctccctgcagatACACCAAGCAAAAGATATTTGTGCAGCTTGTTTGAGCTGACCAGAGGAAGACATCAAGTGTCTGAGGGATTTCTTATAGAGTGTGCTTGCTTGCAGAGTATATTCTTTCAGAAGATGCACCAGAAGTTTAACTTTAGATTAACTGAGAGTTTTCCAACTattgaaaaggagaaataagaTTCTGCAGAGGTGCAGATTCTCCTTCATTTCAGGTTACAAATTTTGAAAACTCAAAATCCACATTTTGGGCAACATTACTCGTAGCAGCTGACATGGGACTAAGTGTGCGTTGCAGCTATTTGCAGTGCTTCTGGTTCCTGCCCCTGAGCCGATGAAAGCTGAAATTGGCCATCACAAAGTTATGGAAACACTGCAGGCTTGGGAAAGTCTGTTGTACTTCCAAAATTATTTGAGTGCGTTGGTCTTGTTATAAAGCTATTGAGTAACAGAATAATGGGAATAAGTTACCGATGTGTCCCGACAGCTCGGTGCTACTTGGgcactgcaacacagaaaaccagTTCAGTGTGGTTTATGCCTTGCTTATCTCTTTGGCCGAGTCCGAAGCAGCGGAGTGTAtttgtgttgccttttttttttattattatttattttggagaaCGCCAGGATTTAGCCGTGGGAGGGGCTGGCAGACCGAATCCTGGGGCTAAGACCTTagctttcactttcttttccagccCGTCCTTGCACGGAGCCATTTCCCGCGGGGACCGCGCCCGTTCACCCCAGCGCcgctgcggcggggcgggggtgcCGCAGAAAGCCCTCCCCGCCCGGAGCGGCCCCTGCCTGCCGGGCCTTCCCCGGTAGCCAGGCTCTCTCCCTGCCGGCGGGGCTGGTTTCGTTTCCCTCCGGCTCCTCCTCCCGGCTACGGCAGCGATGCTGCGGCGCTGCGCCCCGCTCCCGCCTGTCCCGCAGCCCCTGCGCCGCATCCTGCCGTCCGCCGCCCCCGCCGTCCGGCAGCGCCTGCGGGAGGTGAgcgcccgccggggccgcccgcagcgctgcgggagCGGGGTCCGCGCCCCGGCGCCTCCAGCTGCGGGGCCGTGCGGCGGGCGGGTGTGAAGGGTCACATCTCTTTGCAGTGCGCGGCGCGGATCCCGGAGGCTGGAGCGCTGCTCGACCTGCTGGAGAAATGCCCGGAGCGCCAGCAGAAGGGAGGTTTTCCCGTCGTAGTCTTTGAGGGGCTGGATGCCACAGGTAAGGGCAGTGTGTGGTTGAAGAAACACGGATGAGAAATTGTTGGAAAGAGCGAGCGCTAGGGCTTTCAGCCAGGCGTAAGGCTTAAAAAGTCAAAAAATCCTGGAAACCTGTGACAGATTTGAAGGAATTAGGAATTAGAAATACCAGTCTGTCTTCTTTTGTAAGAGATCAAACAGTCTGTGCTAATTTTCATTCAGTGGATGAATTCTTTATCTACATAAATGAAAGAATACACAGAGTGCTGGAAATTACATTTCTTGTGCAGGTGATGAAATACGCTTTTACCGGAgagttttcaaataaatgaacTGAAGTAGTGGTAGACTGGGAAACTGGAAGCAGTTTGGCTCAGGGAGAAGTGTTAGCTGCCTCTGGATAGCTTTGTTTTCTGACTTATAAGTTAAGGATAAATTAAAATCCCCTCTAAAAAGAAAGTACTGGCGGACAGCATGGTGACATCCACATGAACTGTGACCTAGAAAAATATTGTAGATGCATATATAGGGAAATTGTCTTGCACTTAATGCATTTAAGGCAGCGAAGACCTAAAGCTGGCAAGAGTGAGGGGTGGAAGGTGTTGAGAATAGGAAGTGGAGTAGGTCCTGCAACAATTCCTGCAACTAAACTCAGAATAATTTCCCGCTGAAAACATTATCGCAAGATACTCTGGTTACATAGGTGTCAGAACATGTGCTCTGAGTGAATGGATAGGAgcagttttcagtttttaaaactcAGCTGTACCTGTGCATAATGTAACAAATATTTCCTTATGTAAATGAAATGCAGGCAAAACCACCGTAACCCAGTCAGTTAAGGACACCCTGAACGGCATCCTGCTAAGGTCCCCACCAGATTGCATCAGCCAGTGGAGGACAGTGTTTGATGATGAGCCAGAGTCCATTAAAAGAGCATTTTATGCTGCGGGCAACTACA contains:
- the RSAD2 gene encoding S-adenosylmethionine-dependent nucleotide dehydratase RSAD2, which translates into the protein MHLSVLVRLPLAVARTVLAALRGRLGALCWSLAPLSLPLPLSLPLPLPGWRRVSAPSPTAPLGSRREREPEWDDASPTPTSVNYHFTRQCNYKCGFCFHTAKTSFVLPLEEAKRGLAMLKEAGMEKINFSGGEPFLQDRGEFLGELVQFCKQDLKLPSVSIVSNGSLIRERWFKKYGEYLDILAISCDSFDEDVNVLIGRGQGKKNHVENLHKLRQWCREYAVAFKINSVINRFNVEEDMNEQIKALNPVRWKVFQCLIIEGENSGDDALRQAEKFVISDEDFERFLDRHKDVSCLVPESNQKMRDSYLILDEYMRFLNCRNGRKEPSKSILDIGVEAAIKFSGFDEKMFLKRGGKYVWSKADMKLDW